One genomic segment of Mauremys mutica isolate MM-2020 ecotype Southern chromosome 10, ASM2049712v1, whole genome shotgun sequence includes these proteins:
- the LOC123378286 gene encoding interferon lambda-3-like gives MVNVSYKVLFALAIWTMTTEAFPKGAERTKCHLAKYKSLPPRELEAFKKAKDKFEDMMLLSDRKCSTRIFHRNWEVKELSVHDRVILVEKELDFATNVLENVEDPSLSKLLSRPLEILTQIRGDLRDCTRQTHSHRHSRRLNNWLQNFHESKEMETPGCLEASVILNLFRLLNEDLRCAAYMELCV, from the exons ATGGTGAACGTAAGCTACAAAGTTCTCTTTGCTCTGGCCATCTGGACGATGACTACAGAGGCCTTTCCCAAAGGCGCTGAGAGGACAAAATGCCACCTCGCAAAATACAAGTCCCTGCCACCTCGGGAACTGGAGGCCTTCAAGAAAGCCAAGGACAAATTT GAGGACATGATGCTGTTGTCAGACCGAAAATGCAGCACCAGGATTTTCCACCGGAACTGGGAAGTCAAAGAGCTGTCG GTGCACGATAGAGTCATCCTGGTAGAGAAGGAGCTAGACTTTGCCACTAACGTGCTGGAGAACGTTGAGGACCCCAGTCTGTCCAAGCTGCTCTCAAGGCCGCTAGAAATCCTGACGCAGATCAGAGGGGACCTGAGGGACTGC ACCAGACAAACTCATTCTCATCGACACTCCAGGAGGCTGAACAATTGGCTCCAAAATTTTCATGAGAGCAAAGAGATG GAAACACCTGGCTGCCTGGAAGCATCTGTGATCCTCAATCTCTTCCGGCTGCTGAATGAAGACTTGAGATGCGCAGCCTACATGGAGCTCTGTGTGTAG